The DNA segment CCACTCACACCATGAAGAATCTTTAACAACAACGGCTGATAGGGCGCAGAACGGGACATAGTTATGACCTCCGTAGTTATTTTCAGTAGTTTTTCAAAAAATATTAGTTAGCTTGTCAATTATTAAGCGCAAATATTATCATATTTTGTCAGTTTATGCTCAAAAGCCCACTCCGATATCCTGGCGGGAAATCAAAAGCTATCAAGCAAATAATTGAATATCTACCCGAAAGCTTTCATGAATATCGAGAACCGTTTGTAGGGGGTGGTTCTGTATTTATTTACTTAAAGCAAAAGTTTCCTGATTTGAAAATTTGGATTAATGATTTAAACACTGAATTATTTCTATTTTGGAAAATTGCCCAATCTGACCTATCTCAGCTAGTCAAAGAAATACGTCGAATTAAAGATAAATACCAAGATGGTAAATTACTGTTTTTAGAATTAACCACAGTTGATGTAATTAGCCTATCTGATTTAGACAGAGCAGTAAGATTTTTTGTCCTCAACAGAATTACTTTCTCTGGTACTGTAGAATCAGGCGGTTTCTCTCAACAAGCTTTTCAAAAAAGGTTTACCCACTCCTCAATAGAACGATTAGAGAAATTAGAAAATATACTAACTGAAGATATAAAAATTACTAATTTAGATTATAGTCAACTATTAAACAATGAACAAAATGATGTATTCATATTTTTAGACCCGCCATATTATAGCGCTACAAAATCTAGATTGTATGGTAAAGATGGGGAGTTACATACATCTTTTGAACATCAGAGATTTGCTGCATTATTGCAACAATGTCCTCAGCGCTGGCTAATTACCTACGACAACTCGCCGGAAATACGAGCTAATTTTTCATCTGCTCATATATACGAATGGGAATTGCAGTATGGCATGAATAACTATAAACAAAGCGGTGCTGCGAAGGGAAAAGAGTTATTTATTAGCAATTATGAAATCAAACATAATTTAAGTAAAATGGCAACAAATCAACCTGATTTACAGTTAGAACTTAATATTTCAACCTCGCTTTGATGACAGTCGATTTTTCGGTAGGATAACTGCCATGCCTCTCAAAGTACACAAACTTGAGTTATGACCAGTTCTCCTACATCTACACAAGAATCTTCTACTAGCTGGTATCTTCTACTGCAACAATTAATAGATGGTGAATCTCTAAGCCGATCGCAAGCTGCTGAATTGATGCAGGGTTGGCTCAGTGAAGCCGTACCCCCAGAGTTATCAGGCGCAATCTTAACGGCACTCAATTTTAAAGGCGTTTCTGCCGACGAGTTGACTGGTATGGCTGAAGTACTACAATCTCAATCGAAAATGGGGACTGGGGAAAATTATTCTCAATTACCAATTACCAATTCCCCATTCTCCATAATCGATACTTGTGGCACTGGTGGCGATGGGTCATCGACTTTTAATATTTCTACGGCGGTGGCGTTTGTGGCAGCTGCTTATGGTGTACCTGTTGCCAAGCATGGTAATCGTTCGGCTTCGAGTTTGACTGGTAGCGCCGATGTTTTGGAAGCTTTGGGTGTTAACTTGGGTGCTTCCCCCGAAAAAGTACAAGCTGCACTGCAAGAAGTCGGGATCACATTTTTGTTTGCCCCTGGTTGGCATCCTGCACTCAAGGCGGTGGCTACTTTGCGACGGACTTTAAGAATCCGCACGGTGTTTAATTTGCTGGGGCCGTTGGTCAATCCTCTGCGTCCCACTGGGCAAGTGGTGGGGTTATTTACTCCCAAACTTTTGACAACTGTTGCCCAAGCTTTAGATAATTTGGGTAAGCAAAAGGCGATCGTCTTACATGGACGAGAACGGCTTGATGAGGCTGGCTTGGGTGATTTAACAGACTTAGCAGTATTATCTGATGGTGAGCTACAGTTAACTACGATCAATCCCCAAGAAGTGGGTGTGACACCTGCTCCTATTGGCGCACTCCGGGGTGGTGATGTACAAGAAAATGCGGAAATTCTCAAAGCTGTATTGCAAGGTAAAGGAACCCAAGCACAGCAAGACGCTGTAGCTTTAAATGCGGCGTTGGCGCTACAGGTGGCGGGTGCAGTCCCATTATTAGACCATGCCCAAGGTGTGAGTGTCGCTAAGGAGATCCTACAGACTGGTACTGCCTGGGCAAAATTGGCACAATTGGTATACTTTCTGGGGAATTAGCTTCTGAATGTGCTTGGCGGCGGAATTCTACGACATTGCGCCTAATAGTGACATCGTAATTACCAAAAAAATCATGTCCTAAAAGCCCGGTTTCGAGTTCCGCCCCAGCGATCGCTACTGGTACTCTATTTACTATCACCCCTCCCACTGCCATCGAATCTACATAACCAATGGGAAACTCTACACCCTTAGAACTAGCAGTGTTAGCCTTGGCTTTACCGACAGTAACCACTCTCAAAGCATTCGCCATTTCTTGAGTGATCACAGTACCACTGGCTCCAGTATCGACAATCATGTCAAATTGCTGCTGACCGTTGAATGTCACCGTCACAATTGGCGTACCCCCAATTCGGCGTTTAATCGGGGCAACAAAAACATCTTGTTCCGAGGTAAGTGCTGCTGATATGGGAAAATTTACTGGTTCTGTTGACAGTTTTGTACTTCCAGGTGGCGGCACAGGGATAACAAACTGAGGTGAGCTAGACTGTTGGGGCGCAGTTGCCACTACCCTGGGAGTCGGTCTTGTAGGCAATGGTCGGGCGACCGTATTAGCTTGGCGTACAGCATTTTTCATCTGACGCTGATACTCAGAAATTTTAGTTTGAGCGATCGCAAACTCAGAACTTTGTTTTTCGACTTGTTTCATCAGCGCGATCGCATCATGGAACTGACTGGCTACCAAATACCAATCATCAGGCGATTGCGCCGATTGGCTAATACTCTCAGCACCAGCTGCTTTATCTAACCCCATCTCAAAAGAACTCGGTTCCATTGGCGATGATGGCAACTCTTTTGACTCCGGAATATTGGGTGCTACTTGTGGTTCATCGGAAACTGGTACTGGCAAATCCTCCGTCACCACAGACTGTTGATTACGAAGAATAGCCGTTTTTTGTTTGTCTGTGCTACAAGCAACACTGAAAAAGGCGATCGTACC comes from the Nostoc sp. PCC 7120 = FACHB-418 genome and includes:
- a CDS encoding DNA adenine methylase; the encoded protein is MLKSPLRYPGGKSKAIKQIIEYLPESFHEYREPFVGGGSVFIYLKQKFPDLKIWINDLNTELFLFWKIAQSDLSQLVKEIRRIKDKYQDGKLLFLELTTVDVISLSDLDRAVRFFVLNRITFSGTVESGGFSQQAFQKRFTHSSIERLEKLENILTEDIKITNLDYSQLLNNEQNDVFIFLDPPYYSATKSRLYGKDGELHTSFEHQRFAALLQQCPQRWLITYDNSPEIRANFSSAHIYEWELQYGMNNYKQSGAAKGKELFISNYEIKHNLSKMATNQPDLQLELNISTSL
- the trpD gene encoding anthranilate phosphoribosyltransferase; translation: MTSSPTSTQESSTSWYLLLQQLIDGESLSRSQAAELMQGWLSEAVPPELSGAILTALNFKGVSADELTGMAEVLQSQSKMGTGENYSQLPITNSPFSIIDTCGTGGDGSSTFNISTAVAFVAAAYGVPVAKHGNRSASSLTGSADVLEALGVNLGASPEKVQAALQEVGITFLFAPGWHPALKAVATLRRTLRIRTVFNLLGPLVNPLRPTGQVVGLFTPKLLTTVAQALDNLGKQKAIVLHGRERLDEAGLGDLTDLAVLSDGELQLTTINPQEVGVTPAPIGALRGGDVQENAEILKAVLQGKGTQAQQDAVALNAALALQVAGAVPLLDHAQGVSVAKEILQTGTAWAKLAQLVYFLGN
- a CDS encoding retropepsin-like aspartic protease family protein, with amino-acid sequence MTPHSLNMPSLEQVRLQLIMLQPFLSRAILICLSGTIAFFSVACSTDKQKTAILRNQQSVVTEDLPVPVSDEPQVAPNIPESKELPSSPMEPSSFEMGLDKAAGAESISQSAQSPDDWYLVASQFHDAIALMKQVEKQSSEFAIAQTKISEYQRQMKNAVRQANTVARPLPTRPTPRVVATAPQQSSSPQFVIPVPPPGSTKLSTEPVNFPISAALTSEQDVFVAPIKRRIGGTPIVTVTFNGQQQFDMIVDTGASGTVITQEMANALRVVTVGKAKANTASSKGVEFPIGYVDSMAVGGVIVNRVPVAIAGAELETGLLGHDFFGNYDVTIRRNVVEFRRQAHSEANSPESIPIVPILPRQYQSVGSP